Genomic DNA from Methylocystis sp. MJC1:
GACCAAGGCCGTTTCTCTGATTCGCTTCGCCAAGCCCTCTTGACAAAATAGCGAATCCAGTCTTCCGCAGGAAGACCCTTGCCAGCTATTTTTCTTAATCACGACCGGCAGCCCGCAAGCCATCGCGCTCGAGCATCTGGCGAGGATGTGAGAATTGGTTAGATCGGTTCCCCCGGCGCCTTGGCCGTCACCGCCAGCGCATGCAGCCCCTCTTTTAGCTCCTGCGCCAGCAGGGCGTTCACCATCCGGTGGCGCTCCACCCGGCTCTTGCCCTCGAAGGCGGCGCTCACCACCTCCACCCTGAAATGGCTCTCATTGCCATGGCGCTTGTCGCCGCCGTGGTGATGGCCGGCGTGGTGATGCGATTCGTCGATGACATTCAAAGCGATGGGCGCCAGCGCGTCGGTGAGCTTCGTCTCGATGCTTGCGGCGACCGGCCCTTTGACGGCGCCTTTACCCTGATCCGCCATAATCCTTCTCCATGTCGAGAGCGGGTTTCCCACGGGAGCCCGCTCCGGTCTTTCCACCCGGCGCCAATTCCGATTCGATCGCTCTTCGAGGCGATCAGAAAAAGCGCCAAGCTCCGGGCGCCTCTCTTGCAAGATCGGGCGCACGATAAAATTGGCGCGGTTCGCGCTTGCGGCGCCGCCCCGCGCCATCATAATGAAACGTAATGGATCTGAATTCGCCCCTCTTCGACCGTATCAGAACGCAGCGTCGGCCGCGCGAGGAGAAGCGCGAGTCGACGATGAAATGCGATTCGCCGGGCTGTGGGGCCGATGGCGCCTATCGCGCCCCTATGGGCCGGCTGCGCGAGGGGCAATATTTCTGCTTCTGCCTCGATCACGTCCGCGAATACAACGCCACCTACAATTATTTCAACGGGATGAACGACGCTGACGTCGCCCGCTACGTGAAGGACGCGACCATTGGCCACCGCCCGACCTGGGCGATGGGCACGCGCCGCGGCGCGACGGGCTTCCGCGAGGAGGGCGGCCCGACGGCCGATCCGCTGGGGATGAACCGCGCCAAATTCCATCGGCGCGCCCCCGAGAAGCGTGAGCCGCGCTATTCGCCGGTGACGATGCGGGCCTTCGCGGCGCTTGATCTCGACGAGACGACTGGACCCGAGGCGGTGCGGGCGCGCTATAAGGAGCTCGTCAAGCGTCACCATCCTGACGCCAATGGCGGCGATCGTTCCCGCGAGGAGAAATTGCGGGAAATCATTCATGCCTATAAGACGCTGAGGGCCGCGCGGCTCGCCTGAGCGCGAGTGCCGGCCCGCCAGACGGAGGACGGTTTTGGTCGAAGAAGTTAAATCCGGGTCGGGTCTCGAAAGCGTGCCTGACATCAAGGTTTCGGCGCGCGAGGTTTTCGGGATCGACACGGATCTCGTGGTTCCGGCCTTTTCCGAGCGCAACGAACATGTGCCGGACATCGATCCGGACTATCTTTTCGACCGCCAGACGACCCTCGCCATTCTCGCGGGCTTCGCGCGCAACCGCCGCGTGATGGTCACGGGCTATCACGGCACCGGCAAATCCACCCATATCGAGCAGGTGGCGGCGCGGCTCAACTGGCCCTTCGTGCGGGTCAATCTCGACAGTCATATTTCGCGCATCGATCTCGTCGGCAAGGACGCGATCGTGCTCAAGGACGGCAAGCAGGTCACGGAGTTCCGCGACGGCATTCTGCCCTGGGCGGTTCAGCACAATGTCGCGCTCTGCTTCGACGAATATGACGCAGGCCGCCCCGATGTGATGTTCGTGATTCAGCGCGTGCTGGAGGTTTCCGGCCGCCTGACGCTCCTCGACCAGAACCGCGTCATCCGCCCCCACCCGGGCTTCCGCCTCTTCGCGACCGCCAATACGGTGGGCCTCGGCGACACCTCGGGGCTTTATCACGGCGTGCAGCAGATCAATCAGGCGCAGATGGACCGCTGGTCGATCGTCACCACGCTGAACTATCTGTCGCACGACGCCGAGACGAATATCGTGGTCTCGAAGGTCAAGTCCTACGCCGCCACCAAGGAATCGCGCGACGTCGCCAATAAGATGGTGCGCGTCGCCGATCTCACCCGCAACGCCTTCATGGCCGGCGACCTTTCGACCGTCATGAGCCCGCGCACGGTCATCACCTGGGCCGAGAACGCCGAAATCTTCAACGACGTCGGCTTCGCCTTCCGTCTCACCTTCCTCAATAAATGCGACGAGCTGGAGCGCCCGCTGGTCGCGGAATTCTACCAGCGCTGCTTCGGCAAGGAGCTGCCCGAGAGCGCGGTGAATGTGGTGATGACTTAAGGGACGGCCTCGGCATGGGAAAGCATGGCCGAGGCTGCTGAAACTTCGTTCTGGAAGCCGCGTCCCTGAAGATGGCGCTCAGTCGGCCGCTGGGACCGCCAGGCGTTGTTTCAGGAAAGCGACCGCCTTGTCGCGCGACTGGCGCGCTTCCGGGATGATGTTCGTCCACCACTGCCAGGCGTGCGGGACCTCCGGCCAGAGTTCGAAATCGACCTCAACTCCCGCCGCCCGGGCGCGCTCGACGAGGCGGGTGGAGTCGTCGCGCAGCGCCTCGTCGCTCCCCGCATGGATGATGAGCGGCGGCAGGCCCGAAAGATCGGCGTAGACGGGCGAGGCCAGCGGGTTTTTCGCGCTCGTCCGGCCAAGAGCCGAGCGGGCGCCCGAGACGATGGCGCGGCGGGTAAAGAGCGCATCCTTCTCTTCGTTTTCTCGCGCCGAGCTCCCGGCGACGGCAAGATCCGTCCAGGGCGAGAAAAGCGCGGCTGCTTGCGGAAGCGGCAACCCTTCGTCGCGCGCGCGCAGCATCAGTGACAGAGCAAGCCCGCCGCCCGCCGAGTCGCCGGCGAGAACGATGGGGCCGGGGCGGGTTGCGAGAAGCGCCTTATAGGCGCGCATAACATCCTCGAGCGCCGTAGGGAAAACATGCTCGGGGGAAAGCCGATAGTCGGGCGTGAAAACATCGAAGCCCGACCGGGCGAAATCGCGCGCGATAAAGCGGAACAAGCGAGAGGAGCCGATAAGAAAGGCCCCGCCATAGAGATAAACGAGGGTGGCGCCCACGGGCGTCCCGATCGCCGGAGTCCAATCTCCGGGGATATCCGGCATAAAGGGCGCGCGCTTCTCAGGCGATAGCCGCTCGATAATGGCCTGAAAGTGCCGCAGCGATGCGATGGCTCCCAAAAGACGGGGCTTCACGAAGCTGCGCAGAAGCGCGGAGGCGCGCCGCGCTGCGAGGCTTCCCTGGCGCTCCGTCATTTCGCCGGCGCCGCAGCAGGCTTCGATGCGGGCGCGTTGGAGAGAAAATCGAGCGAGGGATCGTTGAGCCCCGCCGCCTTCGCCTTGTCGCGCCATTGCTTCGCCTGCGCGAGGTCTGCCTCCAGGCCGATCCCTTCGGCGTAAAGATGGGCGAGGCGGTTCTGCGCCACGGCGTTGCCCTTCTGCGCCGCCTTGCGCAGGAGATCGACGGCGGCGGCCCGATCGCGCTCCACGCCTAGGCCGTTGAACTGCATAATGGCGTATTCGACCATCGCCGGGGCGAGACCGAGATCCGAGGCGCGCTTGAACCGCTCGGCCGCCTGCCGCTCGTCCTTTTCGACGCCCTTGCCGGTCTTGTAGAGAACGCCGAGGGCGTAGTCGGCGTCGGCGTCGCCGGCCGCCGAGGAGCGCTTGAAATAGTCCAAGGCCTTCGCGAAATCCGGGTCTTTCCCGTCGTTTTCGAGCGCTATCTCGCCGAGAAGATGCAGCGCCGCCGCATGTTCCTTGGCGCCGGCCTTTTCGAGATAGGCGCGGGCGCGGGCGCGATCCTTGGCGATGTCGATGCCTTCGAGCAGCCCGACGCCATAGAGATAGGCGGCTTCCGCGTCGCCATTGTCCGCGCCGCGCCGGAACCAGTCCATCGCCTGTTTCATATTGCGCGTGACGCCGGCGCCTTCGAGATAGAGCCGGCCGATGAGGGTCAGCGCGGCGGCGTCCTTGGGATTCGCGTCGATGCGCTTCTTCGCCTCGGTCAGAGCGGCCTTGTAGTCGCCGCGCTGATAGGCGCCATAGGCGACGTCGCGCGACGCGGCGCTTTCAGTCGGCGCCGCGAGGGCGGGCGTGAGAAAGAAGACCAAGGAAAGGGTAACGAAGCTCGCCTTCATCCTGAGGCGGCCCTGAAAGGGCCGTCTGGAAGGACGAGGAAGCTCGGCGTCCGATCGACTCATCCTTCCGCCTCTCCTTGCGCCAGCGCGCCCAGCGCCTCAGCGACGGCCGCCGCCGGGCCGCGCTGGTCCGTCCACACGGCGTCGTCCAGCATCACGAAATCGGCGCCCGCCGCGGCAAGCGGCGCGACTTCGGCGAGCGACGCGGCGCGGGCGACGCAGGGAATGTTGAACAGCTCTACCCACCAGGCGACGCGCTCGATCAGCTCGGGCAAATCGGCGCCCTCGAAAAGCACGTAATCGACGCCCATTTCGCCGGCGCGCATGGCGTCGTCGCGCAGCTCCAGGCCGCTGGCGCCGACGATATATTTCGGCGAGAGCTTCTCTATGGCGTCAGCCAGCTCCTCGCCGGAGCCGTTGATATGCGCGCCGTCGGCCTTGGCGCGCAGCGCCACGGTCGCCGAGCCCTCGACCAGCACGGCGACGTCCTTCTCCTGAGCCAAAGGCGCCAAAGCGCGCACGAGCTCTTCGTTCTTGCGGGGGTCGTCGCCCGCGAGGCGAATGAGCAGCGAAGCGACGTCGCCGGCCGAGAGCGCGCTTGTCAACGCCGGCAGGAAATCGCGAGTCTCCGCCAGCGGCGGTGTGGCAAGATAGAGGCGCGGTGCGTCTTCGCTCATGATTTTTAGCCTTTGAGACGTTCGAGCCAGACTTGCGCTTGTTTGCGCACATTCTCGGGCGCCGTGCCGCCGAAGCTCCCCCGGCTTTCGACCGATTTTTCGACGCCCAGCACCGCGAAGACATCGTCGGATATACGCGGCTCTACGCTCTGAAGGTCGGCAAGCGAGAGGTCTTCGAGGCCCACGCCCTTACCCTCGGCCAGCGCCACCACGCGGCCGGTGACGTGATGCGCCTCGCGGAAGGGGAGGTTCAGCTTGCGCACGAGCCAATCGGCGAGGTCGGTCGCGGTGGAGAAGCCCGCGCCGGCGGCCGCCTTCATGCGCGCGCGGTTCACCTTCATGTCGCGGACCATGCCGGCCATGGCGGCGATGCAGAGGGAAAGCGAGTCGAGCGAGTCGAAAGCGCCTTCCTTGTCCTCCTGCATATCCTTGGAATAGGCGAGCGGCAGGCCCTTCATCACGATCAAGAGCGCCTGCAGCGCGCCGATGATGCGGCCGGACTTGCCGCGCACCAGCTCCGCCGCATCCGGGTTGCGCTTCTGCGGCATGATCGAGGAGCCGGTGGTGAATTTGTCCGACAGCGAAATAAAACTGAACTGCGAGGTCGTCCACAGAACGATTTCTTCCGCGAAGCGCGAGAGATGGGTGGCGCAAATGGCCGCGGCCGAGAGCGTCTCCAGCACGAAGTCGCGGTCGGAGACGCTGTCGAGCGAATTGGCCGTGGGCCGGTCGAAGTGAAGGGCCTGCGCCGTCATGTGGCGGTCGATGGGGAAAGAGGTGCCGGCGAGCGCCGCGGCGCCGAGCGGGCATTCATTGAGGCGTGCGCGGGCGTCGCGCAGGCGGCCCCGGTCGCGGCCCACCATTTCGACATAAGCGAGAAGATGATGCCCGAACGTGACCGGCTGGGCGCTTTGCAGATGGGTAAAGCCCGGCATGACGCTGCCGGCTTCTTCCAAAGCGCGCTCGGCCAGCGCGAGCTGCAGATCAGCGAGCTGGGCGTCGAGCGCGTCGATCTCGTCGCGTATATACAGGCGGAAATCCGTCGCCACCTGATCGTTGCGCGACCGCGCCGTGTGCAGCCGCCCGGCGGCCGGGCCGATCAGCTCGGCGAGCCGCGACTCGGCGTTCATATGGATATCTTCGAGGGCGCGCGAGAATGTAAATTCCCCGCGCTCGATCTCGCCGGCGATCTGGGTCAGACCTTCCGTGATCTTCGCAGCGTCGTCCGGCGAGACGATGCCTTGCTTTGCGAGCATGGCGACATGGGCGAGCGAGCCGCGGATGTCCTGGGGACCGAGGCGCTTGTCGAAATCGATGGAGACGTTGATGGCCTCGAGAACCGCGTCGGTTGCGCTCTGAAAGCGCCCGCCCCATATTTTGCTCGTCATTTTAACCCCGGAGCCTGCGCCATATGAAAAAGCCCGCCGCCTTCCCGCGTCGCCTCGCGACGTTCGTCATCGCAGCGGCCGGCGCCGGGTTTCTATACGCGGGCGGACCGAGCGGCAAGGAAGGCATGTCACAAGCCCGCGCCGAAGACTGTGCGGGCGCGGTCAAGGCAGCCGACGCCGTCAAGGACATCGCCAAGGGCGAGGTCGCGGCGATGACCATCGCCAAGAAGCCGGAGAAGCTCCCCGACTACGCCTTTACCGGCCCGGACGGAAAGCCCACCGCCCTTTCCGCCTTCAAGGGCAAGACCGTGCTTCTCAACATTTGGGCGACTTGGTGCGTGCCCTGCCGCGGCGAAATGCCGGAGCTCGACAAGCTGCAGGCGGAGGCGGGCTCGGACAAATTCCAGGTCGTCACGGTCAATATCGACACGTCCCGGCTGGAACGGCCCAAGAAATTCTTCGAGGAGACAGGCGTGAAGGCGCTCACCCTCTATTCGGATCCCAAGGCGAATATCTTCTTCGAGATGAAACAGGCCGGCAAGGCGCTTGGCCTGCCGGTGACGATCTTGATCGATCCCGACGGCTGCCAGGTCGGGCTCATGAACGGGCCGGCGAACTGGCATTCGGCCGACGCCAAGGCGCTGGTGAGCAAAGCCGTCGAGGCGGCGACCTTAAAATAATCCGGCCACGCCCTATCTCTGACATGCGCCTTGGCCTTCGCCGGGCGGAGAAGGAGGCAGGGCCATGCATGTCACGATCGAACAGGCCGAAAAGGCCATCGCCGCCGCGCGCCAGAAGGCGCTCGAGCTCGGCACGCAAATGTGCATTGCCGTCGTCGACTCCGGCGGCGTGCTCAAGGCCTTCCACCGCATGGACGACGCCTGGGTGGGCAGCGTGGACATTTCGATCAAGAAGGCAAAAACCGCCGTCTTCTTCGGCATGCCGACGGG
This window encodes:
- the cobS gene encoding cobaltochelatase subunit CobS; the protein is MVEEVKSGSGLESVPDIKVSAREVFGIDTDLVVPAFSERNEHVPDIDPDYLFDRQTTLAILAGFARNRRVMVTGYHGTGKSTHIEQVAARLNWPFVRVNLDSHISRIDLVGKDAIVLKDGKQVTEFRDGILPWAVQHNVALCFDEYDAGRPDVMFVIQRVLEVSGRLTLLDQNRVIRPHPGFRLFATANTVGLGDTSGLYHGVQQINQAQMDRWSIVTTLNYLSHDAETNIVVSKVKSYAATKESRDVANKMVRVADLTRNAFMAGDLSTVMSPRTVITWAENAEIFNDVGFAFRLTFLNKCDELERPLVAEFYQRCFGKELPESAVNVVMT
- a CDS encoding tetratricopeptide repeat protein, which produces MSRSDAELPRPSRRPFQGRLRMKASFVTLSLVFFLTPALAAPTESAASRDVAYGAYQRGDYKAALTEAKKRIDANPKDAAALTLIGRLYLEGAGVTRNMKQAMDWFRRGADNGDAEAAYLYGVGLLEGIDIAKDRARARAYLEKAGAKEHAAALHLLGEIALENDGKDPDFAKALDYFKRSSAAGDADADYALGVLYKTGKGVEKDERQAAERFKRASDLGLAPAMVEYAIMQFNGLGVERDRAAAVDLLRKAAQKGNAVAQNRLAHLYAEGIGLEADLAQAKQWRDKAKAAGLNDPSLDFLSNAPASKPAAAPAK
- a CDS encoding J domain-containing protein, producing MDLNSPLFDRIRTQRRPREEKRESTMKCDSPGCGADGAYRAPMGRLREGQYFCFCLDHVREYNATYNYFNGMNDADVARYVKDATIGHRPTWAMGTRRGATGFREEGGPTADPLGMNRAKFHRRAPEKREPRYSPVTMRAFAALDLDETTGPEAVRARYKELVKRHHPDANGGDRSREEKLREIIHAYKTLRAARLA
- the tlpA gene encoding thiol:disulfide interchange protein TlpA; the encoded protein is MKKPAAFPRRLATFVIAAAGAGFLYAGGPSGKEGMSQARAEDCAGAVKAADAVKDIAKGEVAAMTIAKKPEKLPDYAFTGPDGKPTALSAFKGKTVLLNIWATWCVPCRGEMPELDKLQAEAGSDKFQVVTVNIDTSRLERPKKFFEETGVKALTLYSDPKANIFFEMKQAGKALGLPVTILIDPDGCQVGLMNGPANWHSADAKALVSKAVEAATLK
- the argH gene encoding argininosuccinate lyase, whose product is MTSKIWGGRFQSATDAVLEAINVSIDFDKRLGPQDIRGSLAHVAMLAKQGIVSPDDAAKITEGLTQIAGEIERGEFTFSRALEDIHMNAESRLAELIGPAAGRLHTARSRNDQVATDFRLYIRDEIDALDAQLADLQLALAERALEEAGSVMPGFTHLQSAQPVTFGHHLLAYVEMVGRDRGRLRDARARLNECPLGAAALAGTSFPIDRHMTAQALHFDRPTANSLDSVSDRDFVLETLSAAAICATHLSRFAEEIVLWTTSQFSFISLSDKFTTGSSIMPQKRNPDAAELVRGKSGRIIGALQALLIVMKGLPLAYSKDMQEDKEGAFDSLDSLSLCIAAMAGMVRDMKVNRARMKAAAGAGFSTATDLADWLVRKLNLPFREAHHVTGRVVALAEGKGVGLEDLSLADLQSVEPRISDDVFAVLGVEKSVESRGSFGGTAPENVRKQAQVWLERLKG
- a CDS encoding thiamine phosphate synthase, with amino-acid sequence MSEDAPRLYLATPPLAETRDFLPALTSALSAGDVASLLIRLAGDDPRKNEELVRALAPLAQEKDVAVLVEGSATVALRAKADGAHINGSGEELADAIEKLSPKYIVGASGLELRDDAMRAGEMGVDYVLFEGADLPELIERVAWWVELFNIPCVARAASLAEVAPLAAAGADFVMLDDAVWTDQRGPAAAVAEALGALAQGEAEG
- a CDS encoding BolA family protein; the encoded protein is MADQGKGAVKGPVAASIETKLTDALAPIALNVIDESHHHAGHHHGGDKRHGNESHFRVEVVSAAFEGKSRVERHRMVNALLAQELKEGLHALAVTAKAPGEPI
- a CDS encoding alpha/beta hydrolase yields the protein MTERQGSLAARRASALLRSFVKPRLLGAIASLRHFQAIIERLSPEKRAPFMPDIPGDWTPAIGTPVGATLVYLYGGAFLIGSSRLFRFIARDFARSGFDVFTPDYRLSPEHVFPTALEDVMRAYKALLATRPGPIVLAGDSAGGGLALSLMLRARDEGLPLPQAAALFSPWTDLAVAGSSARENEEKDALFTRRAIVSGARSALGRTSAKNPLASPVYADLSGLPPLIIHAGSDEALRDDSTRLVERARAAGVEVDFELWPEVPHAWQWWTNIIPEARQSRDKAVAFLKQRLAVPAAD